The genomic segment AAAGCGCTCTTTTGCTTCTAATTAAATAAGTTTTTGTCCATGAAAAATATATTTCCTCTTGATAAGTTTCGCGAACTTCGTACTCCTTTTTATTATTATGATACAAAGGTGTTGAGAGATACGCTATCGGCGATAAAGAAAGAAACGGCAAAGCATAGCAATTATCATGTGCATTATGCTGTGAAAGCGAATGCTAATCCCAAAGTGTTGGGCATTATCCGCGAGAGTGGTTTGGGGGCCGATTGTGTAAGTGGCGGAGAGATTCGTGCGGCTGTTAAAGCTGGCTTTCCGGTAGATAAAATTGTATTTGCCGGTGTGGGTAAGTCCGATTGGGAAATAAATCTGGGACTCGATTATGGCATTTCCTGTTTTAATGTAGAGTCTGTTCCCGAGCTGGAGGTAATCAATGAACTGGCGCAGGCCAAAGCCAAAGTGGCTAATATCGCTTTTCGTATAAACCCTAATGTAGGTGCGCATACACATGCCAATATCACTACCGGCCTGGCCGAAAACAAATTCGGAATCAGTATGCAGGATATGGATAAGGTGATTGATCTCGCTCTCGAGATGAAGAACGTGAAGTTTACCGGATTGCACTTTCATATCGGTTCGCAGATTTTAGATATGAGCGACTTCGTGGCACTTTGTAATCGCGTTAATGAATTGCAAGAGAGGCTCTTTGCTCGTCGCATCATTGTAGAGCATATAAATGTAGGCGGAGGTTTAGGGATTGACTATGATCATCCTAACCGTCAGCCTATTCCCGATTTTCAAAGTTATTTTGTGACGTACACTGAACACCTGAAACTTCGCCCCGAGCAGGCATTACACTTCGAACTGGGCCGTGCTGTGGTAGGACAATGCGGAAGTCTTATCAGTAAAGCGCTCTACATGAAGCAGGGAACTAATAAAAAATTTGCGATTCTGGATGCCGGAATGACTGATCTTATTCGGCCGGCGCTTTATCAAGCCTATCATAAGATAGAGAACATAACATCCGATGAAGCTGTGGAGATGTATGATGTGGTCGGACCTATTTGTGAGTCGTCCGATGTGTTTGGTAAATCTATTGATTTGAATAAAGTTAGACGTGGTGATTTGATTGCTTTACGTTCCGCCGGAGCTTATGGCGAAATAATGGCTTCCGGTTACAATTGCCGGGAATTGCCTGTAGGCTATACCTCCGATGAGTTGGTGTGAAATGTTGGATGAACTTTTAATGGGAAAAAGCAGATGCATCATCGAACAATGAGCTTGTGTCCTTGTTGTTTTTTATATATCATTCAACTAATAAATTAAATTATGATCACGAAAAAATTACAAGAAGCTATTAATGGACAGATCGCAGCAGAGTTGTGGTCGGGCAATCTTTATTTATCAATGTCTTTCTATTTTGAGAAAGAAGGTTTTAGCGGTTTTGCTTCGTGGATGAAGAAACAATCTCAGGAAGAAATAGGACATGCTTACGCCATGGCCGATTATCTGATTAAACGTGGCGGAGAAGCGAAAGTGGGCAAGATTGATGTAGTACCCGGCGGTTGGGGCACAGTTATCGAAGTATTTGAGCATTCGTACGAACACGAATGTCATGTTTCAAAGATGATTGACGAACTGGTTAGCTTGGCTTCTGCCGATAAAGACAATGCTACACAGGATTTTCTTTGGGGGTTTGTACGCGAGCAGGTAGAAGAAGAAGCAACTGTACAGGGCATTATAGATAAACTAAAGAAGGCTGGAGATGCCGGCATATTCTTTATTGATTCTCAGTTAGGTCAGAGAAAGTAAGATACTATTTAAAATATTTTTGTGGCAAAGCCCGGACTTCTATGGAAGTTTCCGGGCTTTTTTGTATGAGAACATGTGGCGGGTCGATTTATGCAAATCAGGTAACCGGAATTTATATCACTAACTTAGTTGTTTCAATTTGAAAGTGTATCTTTGCAAATGAGAACAAAAAGTTTGTTTAGATGAGTGTATTGAAAAATTATGCATTTACTATCTGTTTGATTGTAGGTGTTTTGATAGGAGGAATTTGCGGACTCGTTTTTGGTGAGGGTGCATCTATTGTAAAGCCAATAGGAGATATTTTTCTTAACATCATGTTTGTCCTTATTGTACCACTGGTTTTTCTGAGTGTCTCTTCTGCTATCTATAATATGAAACAGATGAATATGGTGGGCAAAGTAATAACAAACATAGCATTCGTTTTTCTGATCTCTGCTACTATTGCTGCTATCACAGCTTATACGCTTACCCTCTTTTATAATCCTCTTGAAGGGATTGATAAAGCGGCATTGATGGCTAATCTGCCCAAACATGCCGAGATAGCTCAGCTCTCAGCCGGCGAACTGTTTGTTAACACTTTTACTGTTCCAGACTTTCTGCAGTTATTTACAAAATCTAATTTACTGCCGCTTATTCTATTCTCGGTATTTTTTGGATTGGCTACGGCTTTTTCGGGCGAACAAGGTAAAACAGTGGCAGGAGTGCTCAATTCGGGCATGACAGTTATATTGCGTATGATGCGCATTATCATGTATGCTGCTCCCATTGGCTTAGGTTGTTACTTTGCCGATACTGTTGGGCGGGTAGGAGGGCAAATATTGAATGGCTACCTTAATGCCTTTCTATTGTTTTTAGTTCTCACGGTGATTTGTTATGTAGGGCTCAATTCTTTCTATGTATGGCTGGCAGGAGGTAAAAAGGCTCTTTTTGCTTTTTGGCGAAATATCATCACGCCTTCACTCACGGCTATTGCCACATCCTCCAGTGCTGCCTGCATTCCTATCAATATAGAAGCCTCTAGAAAAATGGGTGTGCCCGGGAGTATAGCCGAAACTGTGATTCCTTTGGGAACTAATATTCATAAAGACGGATCGGTGATGGGAGGGGTAATTAAGATTGTTTTTTTATTAACCATTTTTGGTCAGGATACCGGTTTGTCCGGAAATCTGTTTTTCATTATAGGTGTATCTTTGCTTGTGGGAACCGTAATGGGAGCAATTCCCAGTGGCGGTATGACCGGCGAACTACTAATTTGCTCCGTATTTGGCTTTTCTCCCCAACTGGCCGGAACTTTGATGGTCATTAGTACTATCATCGATGTACCGGCTACATTACTTAATTCCACAGGCAATATTGTCAGTTCCATTTTGGTGACCCGGCTCACAGAAGGGAAGAAGTGGACAAAAGGAATTGCTCTGTCAGAGGATGATAAGGATCTATAGCCCATCGACCAATTATTTGTAACTAGCTGTTTATTAGATAAATACGAAAAAAAGAAGCCTTAACTGCGAAGGAAACTCTACATCCCCTTCACGGATAGTGGCAATAAATAAAATGATGAGCCTCTCTATGTAGCGCAAAGAGCCTTACCAGAGGCTGTATTGAGGCTTACTACCGATGGCAGAGAAGTTCTATTTCACTGATTTCTAAAATTCATGAACTATGAGTTTAACAGCCTAAGCTCTACCTCTATGGAGGCGGAGAGAATCTTCTGCAAGAACAAGAAAATTGCTGTTTGAAGGTAAACGCTGTGTTTGCTTAGTTGCTCCGAGAAGCAGCTCTGCTTTTTCCCAAAGGAAGAGTAATGCTCAGATAAGCATTTACATCTTTTGTTTTCGAACTGTTGCCCAGAAACATGTAATCCGTACCTACGAATACAGGACCCAGTTTAAGTCCTAATCCGAATGTTTGTCTGTTGTTTTGCATGGTGGAGTAACTTAGGGCAACGTTGAACCAGCTTTTGGGACAATAATTGGCAGAGAATGTGAATTCCGAAATTGTTTTAGGTTCAGAGAAATGAGTGGTAGATAACACACCTAATCCCAACTGGTTCTGAAAAAAAGTGTATTCGCCGCCTAGCACCAATGTGGAGGCGATAGAGGTGGTTTTTGATTTCGGGCTTTGAATGGCATATCCCATGTATTTCATATCCAGAACATCACCATCCGAAGCTGTCCCGTATCCTTTATACTCAATTGTTCGTTCTTGATTTGCAACGGCAGTGGTGGTGGAATTTTTGGACCAAGAAATGAAACCAAGGTCGACAATGGAAGCGGACAGTTTAAGATTATTCAATAATTGGTAAGTAGCGCCAAAATCAACTGCCATACCATATCCGGCTACGCCTGCTTTGTCATATTTTACTTTATTGACATATTCTGTTCCGTTATCGTCTGTTTTTGTTTCTACGGCTGTGCCTGGCATAGAAACGTTTAAAGTCCCATGGCTTATTATTGTGCCGGAGGTCAGGTTTTCTTCTATTTTCAAATCTCTCATATCCATATTTATATTAGCACTACCCAATAGCATTTTCATTCTGCCTCCTATGGTTAAACGATGGATGATTTCTCGGGAATAGCCGAGTCCTATTTCTGTATAAACCGTAGCATTCATCTGTTGATTATTGATAGAGAAATCTTTGCCTAAAAGGTCAATCGGTTCACTGTTATTCACTTCGCGAAGATAGTCGAACATTGTCCTCGGAATGGAAGCGTTAACGTCTGCACGTACTCCTATGTTGGCCGACCAGAAGCTTTTGCCCCGATAGAAACCTAATGAAACAATATTGGTGTTCAGATTAACATTTACCCGGTTGTCGGTTTTCAGTCGGTCGAAGAACTTATCGTTATCCCAAAAATCTTCTTTGGAATTGATGATGTCAGTCACATCACTTACTCCCAATGCGTTGGATGATGCACTAGCCTGAAAAGATCCGATGACCGGAATAGCTATATATCCGCGTGTGGGTTGGAAGGCAGGATTCAATTGTAACCTATTGGTGGCATTTTCCATAAAGTAGGAGGTGCGCAGGTATTGGGCGAAACTGTTAGAAGAAATAACATGTAAGAGGAGAAGAAAGAAAGACCTCTTCAAGATTTTTTTTATACTAATTTTGTCCATAAGAAATTTTATTTGTGGTTAGTTACGTAAAACGTAAAGGACAAAAATAAGTCTAAAAAAAACATCATGCAACTTTTGTTTATTAAGATTAAGTATCATATTGCATAAAATACTGAATAAATGGAAAGAAAGAGGTGTTAAGTAGTTAAATAAAAAAAAGAGCCGTTAAAGCTCTTTTTTTCCTTCCATTGTGCCTAGATGAAGTTCTAGCGCATGGGTTGATATTTGTATCTCACGCAGAGAAACGCCGAGTGAAGCGATAAGCAGGAGTAATGCCAGACCAAATACGTAAGCTGAAAATAGTTGTAAACCTACATAGATGAGGAACATGCTTACTACACAGAGAAATAAGCTGCCTATGCCCAATTCTTGCATGGTGCGTGTTAGGAATAGCCGCTTACGCAGATTGGCTATTTGTGCGGCAGCCACTGCCGACGGATTCTCTTCGTACCGGTCTTTGAGTATACGTACCAATTGGGCATAAGAGAGAAATCGGTTTGTATAAGCCAGTAGGATGAGGGAAATGGCTGAAAACAACAACGCCGGAGTAGTGAGAGTTAATTCTTCCATAGGTTTATTGTTTTTTATTTTAGTACTCCCAGTTCTTTGCCTATTTTGATAAAAGCATTGATACATTTATCCAGATGCACTTTGTTGTGTCCGGCCGAAAGTTGAACGCGGATGCGTGCCTGTTCTTTGGGTACTACCGGATAGTAGAATCCGGTAACATAAATGCCTTCTTCGAGCATGCGGGCGGCATAGGTTTGCGATAGTTTTGCATCGTAGAGCATCACAGCACAAATAGCACTTTGTGTGGGCTTTATGTCAAAACCTGCCGCTAACATCTTGTTGCGGAAGTAGTTTACGTTATCTACCAGCTTATCGTGCAGTTCGTGGCTTTCCTTCAGCATACGGAAAACTTCGATGCCGGCTCCCACAACAGCTGGGGCTACAGAATTAGAAAACAAATAAGGTCTGCTACGTTGGCGCAATAAACCGATGATTTCTTTGCGACCGGTGGTAAAGCCTCCCATGGCACCGCCAAAGGCTTTGCCCAGTGTTCCGGTATATATATCGATGCGACCATAAGCTTGGTATAGTTCGCTCACGCCGTGCCCTGTATCACCTACTACACCAGCCGAGTGCGATTCATCCACCATTACCAGCGCGTCGTATTTTTCAGCTAAGTCGCATATCTTGTCTATCGGGGCAACGTTGCCATCCATAGAGAAAACGCCGTCTGTTACTATTACGCGGAAACGTTGTGCTTGTGCTATCTGGAGGCATTTTTCTAACTCATCCATGTTGGCATTGGCATAGCGATAGCGCTGTGCTTTACACAAGCGTACGCCATCGATGATAGAGGCGTGATTTAGTGAGTCGGAGATAATGGCGTCTTCTTCTGTAAAGAGTGGTTCGAATATGCCACCATTGGCATCGAAACAAGCGGCATAAAGGATAGTGTCTTCTGTGCGGAAATAATCGGAAATGGCTGCTTCCAGCTCCTTGTGAATGTCTTGTGTTCCGCAAATAAAGCGAACGGATGACACGCCGTATCCGCGACGATCCATCATCTTTTGTGCGGCAGCAATAAGGCGTGGATGATTGGACAGCCCCAGGTAGTTGTTGGCGCAAAAGTTCAGTACTTCCTTGCCCTTTACAGTGATAGCAGCTTGTTGGGCACTTTCAATCAGCCTTTCTTCTTTATAAAGACCGGCTTCCTTTATTTCGGTAAGAGTATTACCGAGGTATTCTTTCATTTTACCGTACATAGTAATTTGGATTTTAATTCATACACAAAGGACACCATTTTTATTGGAATAAACAATATCTTTTTGATCTTAAAGTGAAAAAAAAGTGTTTACTTTGCGCACCGTTTAGCTTAAAAAGGTTAGAGTTAAGTAAGAATGAAAAATATTTTGGTAATTGGGGCTACCGGACAGATTGGTTCGGAACTTACAATGGAGTTGCGAAAGCATTACGGTGGCGCGCACGTAGTGGCCGGATACATTCCGGGAGCTGCGCCCACTGGTGAGTTAAAAGAGTCGGGACCGTCTGTGGTTGTTGATGTTACAGATGCAACAACCATAGAATCTGCAGTAAGGAATTATAGTATAGACGCTATTTACAACATGGCAGCACTGTTGTCTGTGGTAGCCGAATCAAAACCGGCGCTTGCCTGGAAAATTGGCATCGACGGACTGTGGAATGTTTTAGAATTGGCTCGTGCCTATCGTTGTTCTGTGTTTACTCCCAGTTCCATAGGCTCTTTCGGCCCTGAAACCCCTCATTTTATGACCCCGCAAGATACTACGCAACGTCCGAGGACGATGTATGGGGTAACAAAGGTTTCCACTGAATTATTGAGTGATTATTATTTCCATAAATATGGGGTGGATACACGTTCTGTACGTTTCCCGGGAATAATATCCAATGTTACGCCTCCCGGAGGTGGCACTACTGACTATGCGGTGGATATTTATTATGCAGCTGTACGAGGCGACAAATTTGTGTGTCCGATAAAGGAGGGTACGTTGATGGATATGATGTATATGCCCGATGCTCTCCATGCAGCCATATCACTTATGGAGGCAGATTCCTCTCGATTAATACATCGTAATGCTTTTAATATAGCTTCCATGAGTTTCGCACCCGAAACCATTTATGCTTCCATCTGCAAGCAGGTGCCCGGCTTTGAAATGGTATATAATGTGGATTCGTTGAAACAAACAATAGCAGACAGTTGGCCCGATAGTATGGATGATGCTTGTGCCCGCAGCGAGTGGGATTGGCAACCTTCTTACAACCTGGAAAGCATGACAACTGATATGCTCGAAAAATTACAAAAAAAACTATTGAACAAAGCGACCATAGTGTCACAATAAGATGAAAAAGATAATTGCAGGAGTTATAATTCTGAATCTTTTAGCTTCTTGTAATAACAAGAAGTCAAACATCGACCCCTTTGCGCCGATAACCAATTTGGTGGATTCGGCCGTTCATCGTGCCGATTCAGTTAAGAATAAAAATAAGCCGGAAGAGCCAAAACCTACTGAGGCGGATGAGTCTTTTAACGATTTTATTTATAACTTTGCTTCCGATGATAAGTTTCAGCACCAGCGAATTGTTTTTCCTTTGCCTTACTACAATGGAGAAGTGCCTTCTAAGATAGAAGAGAGATACTGGAAACATGATGATTTGTTCACTAAGCAATCTTACTATACCTTGTTGTTTGATAAGGAAGAAGATATGGATATGGTGGGAGATACGGCGCTTAATTCCGTGCAGGTAGAATGGATATTTATGAGAACCCGCATGGTGAAGAAGTATTATTTTGAACGCGCTAAAGGCTGCTGGATGTTGCAGGCTATTAACTTGCGCCCCATAGCCAAAAGCGATGATGAACGATTTGTAGAATTCTTTGCCCGGTTTGCGGCTGATAGTTTGTTTCAGTGCGAACGTATTCGTCAACCGCTTACTTTTGTAACGAATGACCCTGATGATGATTTTTCGATTGTAGAGACTACGCTGGAGCTTAACCAATGGTTTGCTTTTAAGCCGACGTTACCTGTCGAGAGGTTGTCTAACATTAATTACGGACAAAGCAACAATGATAATTCGCAAACTAAGATACTGGCACTTAAAGGTGTTGGAAACGGATTTTCAAATTTGCTCTATTTTCAGCGAAAGGGTGGTAAATGGGAACTTTATAAGTTTGAAGATACTGGCATTTAGCATATAAAAAAACAATAAGGATCGATGATACAAGAATGCAACAACTACTCACTCTTACCACATAATACTTTTGGCATCGACGTAAAAACCGCTCACTTCATCGAATACGATACCGAAGAAGATCTCAGGCGGTTGTTCACCTCCGGAAAGGTAGCCCGACCGTGGTTGCCTATTGGCAGTGGAAGTAATTTGTTGTTTCTGAAAGATTATGAAGGTACTATTTTGCATTCGCGTATTAATTACCTGAAATTAACGGATGAAACGAAGGAAAAGGTTCATATCTGTGTTGGGTCGGGCGTAGAATGGGATGATTTTGTGGCTTATTGCGTGCAACATGGCTGGTATGGAGCTGAGAATCTTTCGCTTATTCCGGGTGAAGTGGGGGCGGCTGCCGTACAAAACATCGGAGCTTACGGCGTAGAAGTGAAGGATATTATTGAGAGTGTTACCACGATGGATGTGCAGGGAAATGAGCAGGTATATGCCGTGGAAGCTTGCCATTACGGTTATCGCCACAGCATTTTTAAGGAGATTGAAATGCAAAATAAGATTGTAACTTCCGTTTGTTTTTGTTTAAGGAAAACAGAAGGCTTTACTCTTAATTACGGCACCATTCGCGAGGAACTCAAGAACTATTCCGGCGAACCTACATTACCTAATGTGCGACAAGCCATTATTGATATTCGCAAGAACAAATTACCCGATCCGTCTGTTGTTGGCAATGCGGGGAGTTTCTTTATGAACCCCGTTGTAGATCGCACTAAGTATGAAAGTCTGAAGAATGACTATCCCGATATGCCGTACTATAATGTAGACGAAACACGAGTGAAGATTCCGGCTGCCTGGATGATTGATCGTTGTGGATGGAAAGGACAAACAAGAGGGGCTGTGGGTGTTCACGATAAACAGGCACTTGTGCTGATTAATAAAGGTGGTGCCAAGGGCAGTGAAGTAGCTGCTTTGGCTGAAGAAATAAAGTTGTCTGTGTTTCAACAATTTAAAATAGATATTTTTCCGGAGGTAAAGTTTGTGTGATATGGCGAAATTAAGAATATTAGGAAGCGGAACGTCGACTGGAGTGCCTGAAGTGGGTTGCACCTGTCCGGTTTGTCTTTCTACCGATCCCAGAGATAACCGCTTGCGTGCGTCTTCTCTTATAGATACAGGGGATGCTGTGATATTAATAGATTGCGGCCCCGATTTCAGAGAACAAATGATTCATCTTCCGTTTCATCGTATAGATGGTGTGTTGATAAGTCATGAGCATTACGATCATGTGGGTGGGTTGGATGATTTACGTCCGTTTTGTCGTTTTGGTGAAGTTACCGTTTTTGCCGAAAGTACTACTGCTCATGGGTTGCGTACGCGTATGCCTTATTGTTTCACCGATCATAAATATCCCGGTGTGCCCAATATTGAGTTGCAGGATATAGAAGTGGGCAAATCGTTTTATATTGCTAATACAGAAGTGCTTCCCTTGCGTGTGATGCATGGGAAATTGCCTATTTTAGGCTATCGTATTGGTGGCATGGCTTATATTACCGATATGCTTACCATGCCCGATGAATCGTACAACCAGCTTCATGGACTTGACCTGTTGGTGGTTAATACGCTGCGTATAGAACCCCATTTTACACACCAGAACCTTTCTCAGGCATTAGACACAGCGCGGCGCATTGGTGCCCGCGAAACGTATTTTATCCACATGAGTCACCAAATGGGTTTGCATGCCGAAGTAGAAAAACAACTGCCCCCACATGTGCATTTTGCTTACGACGGAGAAGAAATTTTCTTTTAATAAAATGGTCTTGCTTAATAATGATAAAAAAATGTATATATTTGTGGTAGTTATTTAACTTATAGCGCCATGAAGTCTCGTTTGTTTATCAGGATAGCCGTTATATCTTCTATAGTGTTGCTTTGTGCAAGTATTGGGTTGTACTCATACTCCAAACTAAGTGCTATGCAGGGGCGCGAAGAATTTAATCTTTATAGCCTCGTTCCACCTGATGCTCACGTATTATTCGAAACTGATGATTTATCCGGTTTTATGGCCGATTTCAACGAATTGAGTAGCAGTAAAAGCGGTCATGAGCTTCATTTATCCCGTCTTTTTTCGGTTATAAGATCACATTTTCATTTATTAATTGAGGAAATGCCTCACGGTCTAAGCGAGCAAATGAATAAGATGCTTGTCAGTTTTCATACTCCGGATGATGATCGTAGCCAGGTGTTTTACTGTTCTTTAGGAGAGGATGATCCTAAATTGATGGAAACATTTATCTATAAATATTTTGCGAGTCCGTTTCCTTCAAAGCTGTTTGATTATAAAGGGGAAGAAATACGCATTTATCCGATGTCGGATGGCGATTTCCTGGCATGCTATTTTACCTCTCGTTTTTTTGTTGTTAGTTACCAAAAGAGGCTCATAGAGAAAGTGATAGATGCCCGCCTTTCAGGAAAATCACTCTTTACCGATTCTGCGTTCAAACAAGTTTACAATCAGAAAAGAAAAGATCAGTCCTCCACTGTTTATATTCATATGCTACCTATACCCATGGGTAAATCGACGGATGGCATTCGTTCATTTTCCATGTTGGGCGGATGGATGGGGTTTGATTTGAAAATGAATGGCGATGCTGTTTATCTCTCGGGTGCAAGCCACGATGTTGATACTTGCCTTACGTTTATGAATGCACTACGCCGGCAGGCACCGGTCGAGGGCTTTCCCGGAGATGTTCTTCCGGCATCTACCTTTATGTTTAGCAAACGGGCTGTGTCCGATTTACAAACCATGCTTAATTATACTTTTACCCACGAATACGCTACTGCTACATACTCTAACTATATTCATCAACGTGATGAAGAGATGCTTAGCTTTCTGAAAGACAATATTGGGACTAGTGTTACCTCCTGTCTTTTTCATGCACCGGACAGTATAGGTGAGGTTCGTTCCGTAATGAGCATACCCATGGTTGATTCGGCACAGGCAGAACGCATGTTGCGCAACGTGCTGGCTTCTACGCCTCACGAGAGTGACACGATAATGCCACGTTCTGTTTTGTTTCGTACCGGGCAGCAAACCTATACGTTTTATGCCATGCCGCAAAATACGTTGTTTGCGCGATTCACCGGGATAACGGAATCTTCACTGCATACATCTTCCTGCTTTTATCATGGTCGTTTGCTCATTGCGCCCGACGTGAGTAGTCTTTCGGATTATATTCATTTCTTAGACAGAAAACAGGTGTTAGTTGAAACGCCCGCCTATGAAGAAGAAATGGGCAGTCTTTCGCCCACATACAGCTTTATGTTGAAGGCCGATTTGAGTGATGTATTTACACAACCGGAGAATTATGTGCGCCTTATTCCTGCTTTTTTCTTTCAGAATCAGGACTATTTTAGTCGTTTTATTCTTTTGACACAATTCACTTATACTGATGGCGAAATCTATCCCAATATTATTTTGCTTTACAAGGATAAATAATTGACTTATACTGGTATACTGGGTTGTTTAATGACCATGTATACAGTTCTTTAACGCAAAAAGGCACACCGTGACAGTGTGCCTTTTTCTTCTTCTTCATGCATGAATATGCGTTACTTTTTCGTGAAGTATTTATACCACGCGGCAAAATGTACGGTTGATTAAAAAGGCAAATCGTCTTTTGTATCTCCGGTTATGAAATCGGGCATAGCCGTTGGAGGTGGAGGGGGTACGGGTGACCCGGCTGCTAAGGGCATGCCTGCACCTATGCGCTCTACTTTCCATACACGTATGCTATTAAACCAGCGATCTTGCCATTGGCGGGCGTCAATGTCGAATGACACGGTCAACTCTTCTCCCATTAGGATGGCAAATTGTTCTATTTTCTCTGTTCCGAATACTTCGAAACACATCTTTTTTGGGTACTGGTCATGGTTCTCTATTACATATTCCTGAGACTTCCATTCGTTTCCTGCCTTCGAAACTCCCCCTTTGGGTTGGAGTATGGCGATTATCTTTCCACTAAAATCCATTATGTTTTTTTTAATTTTCGCGACGAAGATACAATTTTATCCGAAATAAAACGACTACGCTTTGCTTTTTTCTTGCTCTTTTTTTGTACTGACACAATCTTTTTGCTAACTTTGTACAATGCTAAAACGAAGCTTTACGAGCCTCGGATAAGGCTCAAAATGAGTTTTGATAATCATAAAACTTAAAAATAGAAACATATGAAATTTATCGTTTCAAGTACTGCGCTATTCAGCCATCTGCAGGCTATCAGTCGCGTTATAAACTCTAAGAACGCACTGCCTATTTTGGATTGTTTCCTCTTTAAACTTGAAGACGGA from the uncultured Bacteroides sp. genome contains:
- the lysA gene encoding diaminopimelate decarboxylase encodes the protein MKNIFPLDKFRELRTPFYYYDTKVLRDTLSAIKKETAKHSNYHVHYAVKANANPKVLGIIRESGLGADCVSGGEIRAAVKAGFPVDKIVFAGVGKSDWEINLGLDYGISCFNVESVPELEVINELAQAKAKVANIAFRINPNVGAHTHANITTGLAENKFGISMQDMDKVIDLALEMKNVKFTGLHFHIGSQILDMSDFVALCNRVNELQERLFARRIIVEHINVGGGLGIDYDHPNRQPIPDFQSYFVTYTEHLKLRPEQALHFELGRAVVGQCGSLISKALYMKQGTNKKFAILDAGMTDLIRPALYQAYHKIENITSDEAVEMYDVVGPICESSDVFGKSIDLNKVRRGDLIALRSAGAYGEIMASGYNCRELPVGYTSDELV
- a CDS encoding ferritin gives rise to the protein MITKKLQEAINGQIAAELWSGNLYLSMSFYFEKEGFSGFASWMKKQSQEEIGHAYAMADYLIKRGGEAKVGKIDVVPGGWGTVIEVFEHSYEHECHVSKMIDELVSLASADKDNATQDFLWGFVREQVEEEATVQGIIDKLKKAGDAGIFFIDSQLGQRK
- a CDS encoding dicarboxylate/amino acid:cation symporter, yielding MSVLKNYAFTICLIVGVLIGGICGLVFGEGASIVKPIGDIFLNIMFVLIVPLVFLSVSSAIYNMKQMNMVGKVITNIAFVFLISATIAAITAYTLTLFYNPLEGIDKAALMANLPKHAEIAQLSAGELFVNTFTVPDFLQLFTKSNLLPLILFSVFFGLATAFSGEQGKTVAGVLNSGMTVILRMMRIIMYAAPIGLGCYFADTVGRVGGQILNGYLNAFLLFLVLTVICYVGLNSFYVWLAGGKKALFAFWRNIITPSLTAIATSSSAACIPINIEASRKMGVPGSIAETVIPLGTNIHKDGSVMGGVIKIVFLLTIFGQDTGLSGNLFFIIGVSLLVGTVMGAIPSGGMTGELLICSVFGFSPQLAGTLMVISTIIDVPATLLNSTGNIVSSILVTRLTEGKKWTKGIALSEDDKDL
- a CDS encoding DUF5723 family protein, whose product is MDKISIKKILKRSFFLLLLHVISSNSFAQYLRTSYFMENATNRLQLNPAFQPTRGYIAIPVIGSFQASASSNALGVSDVTDIINSKEDFWDNDKFFDRLKTDNRVNVNLNTNIVSLGFYRGKSFWSANIGVRADVNASIPRTMFDYLREVNNSEPIDLLGKDFSINNQQMNATVYTEIGLGYSREIIHRLTIGGRMKMLLGSANINMDMRDLKIEENLTSGTIISHGTLNVSMPGTAVETKTDDNGTEYVNKVKYDKAGVAGYGMAVDFGATYQLLNNLKLSASIVDLGFISWSKNSTTTAVANQERTIEYKGYGTASDGDVLDMKYMGYAIQSPKSKTTSIASTLVLGGEYTFFQNQLGLGVLSTTHFSEPKTISEFTFSANYCPKSWFNVALSYSTMQNNRQTFGLGLKLGPVFVGTDYMFLGNSSKTKDVNAYLSITLPLGKSRAASRSN
- a CDS encoding DUF2721 domain-containing protein — encoded protein: MEELTLTTPALLFSAISLILLAYTNRFLSYAQLVRILKDRYEENPSAVAAAQIANLRKRLFLTRTMQELGIGSLFLCVVSMFLIYVGLQLFSAYVFGLALLLLIASLGVSLREIQISTHALELHLGTMEGKKEL
- the kbl gene encoding glycine C-acetyltransferase produces the protein MYGKMKEYLGNTLTEIKEAGLYKEERLIESAQQAAITVKGKEVLNFCANNYLGLSNHPRLIAAAQKMMDRRGYGVSSVRFICGTQDIHKELEAAISDYFRTEDTILYAACFDANGGIFEPLFTEEDAIISDSLNHASIIDGVRLCKAQRYRYANANMDELEKCLQIAQAQRFRVIVTDGVFSMDGNVAPIDKICDLAEKYDALVMVDESHSAGVVGDTGHGVSELYQAYGRIDIYTGTLGKAFGGAMGGFTTGRKEIIGLLRQRSRPYLFSNSVAPAVVGAGIEVFRMLKESHELHDKLVDNVNYFRNKMLAAGFDIKPTQSAICAVMLYDAKLSQTYAARMLEEGIYVTGFYYPVVPKEQARIRVQLSAGHNKVHLDKCINAFIKIGKELGVLK
- a CDS encoding NAD-dependent epimerase/dehydratase family protein, with the translated sequence MKNILVIGATGQIGSELTMELRKHYGGAHVVAGYIPGAAPTGELKESGPSVVVDVTDATTIESAVRNYSIDAIYNMAALLSVVAESKPALAWKIGIDGLWNVLELARAYRCSVFTPSSIGSFGPETPHFMTPQDTTQRPRTMYGVTKVSTELLSDYYFHKYGVDTRSVRFPGIISNVTPPGGGTTDYAVDIYYAAVRGDKFVCPIKEGTLMDMMYMPDALHAAISLMEADSSRLIHRNAFNIASMSFAPETIYASICKQVPGFEMVYNVDSLKQTIADSWPDSMDDACARSEWDWQPSYNLESMTTDMLEKLQKKLLNKATIVSQ
- a CDS encoding DUF4348 domain-containing protein → MKKIIAGVIILNLLASCNNKKSNIDPFAPITNLVDSAVHRADSVKNKNKPEEPKPTEADESFNDFIYNFASDDKFQHQRIVFPLPYYNGEVPSKIEERYWKHDDLFTKQSYYTLLFDKEEDMDMVGDTALNSVQVEWIFMRTRMVKKYYFERAKGCWMLQAINLRPIAKSDDERFVEFFARFAADSLFQCERIRQPLTFVTNDPDDDFSIVETTLELNQWFAFKPTLPVERLSNINYGQSNNDNSQTKILALKGVGNGFSNLLYFQRKGGKWELYKFEDTGI